The DNA window ACCAATGGCGGACTCCAAGGAAAGATGGCGATCTCGAAATGCCTCGAACTGTTGTCGCGTTCGCTCTGGTTTAGGATCGTCTGCTCGATAGCCCAGCATGTAGGCCGCGTTGTCCCATAGGAAACAGGGGTTCACACCAACGCCAGGTGGCTTGCTTTGTCCCGGAACGACTAGCGTCTGCGAAATAGCCCGACCATTGGAGACTACTGATACCAGCGAGCGAAACTGAACCGAGTTGCCCTGCAAGGGAACAACGGCGCAGAAGCTCATCTTTTGGACACTGTAGCCGAAGGGAGCGATTTCATGATCAGGATCAGTTGCCAGTCGCTCGTAATAGTCATTGAGTTTTTGCAGGATCACGAAACCACCTCTCGGGCGGAAACAGGAGGTACTTCCATAACGCCATCTTTCAACTCTGCACGAAAGAACTGTGGCCTGGCCAGCAGCTTTTTTCCTGTATTCGCTTCGATCACGTCGAATGATTTGCCTTCTGCTGGAGTGTAATCAATATCTAGCAGTACAAAGCCCAAATCGCGATTGGACTGGGGCTCGGGCAACTCCGTTGGTGGAAGATCGCCTTCGATCCATGCAAAGTCAGCAATGAATTCGCGGCATCCCAGGTAGGGCCGATGAAAGCACTGTCCCTTCTCGGCCCGACGCTTGAACATGTGATAGTGCTTTTCGACCGGTTCGGAGGTATCGATTACTTCGATTCGAGCTTCGATCACATAGGCCACATCGCGCAGGATAGTTCCAGCACGCTGCTGTCGCTGCTCTTCAATGTACAGCCCCAAAGCTCCAGTGCCTTTCTTCATGGCTGATTTGGCATTCGAGGCCGATGCCTTCGTGCCTACTTCGTTGCGGCGTACACTCGTGAATTGCACCGGCTTAAGCAGATGAATACGCTCAATTACCCACCGCATTTGCGGCTTCCAATAGATGGCCTCCAGTACCCCGCGGGCAGCTGACGGAGTCATCACGTCATAA is part of the Blastopirellula marina genome and encodes:
- the cas5c gene encoding type I-C CRISPR-associated protein Cas5c, with amino-acid sequence MSKSVKLHVWGDAACFTRPEMKVERVSYDVMTPSAARGVLEAIYWKPQMRWVIERIHLLKPVQFTSVRRNEVGTKASASNAKSAMKKGTGALGLYIEEQRQQRAGTILRDVAYVIEARIEVIDTSEPVEKHYHMFKRRAEKGQCFHRPYLGCREFIADFAWIEGDLPPTELPEPQSNRDLGFVLLDIDYTPAEGKSFDVIEANTGKKLLARPQFFRAELKDGVMEVPPVSAREVVS